A genomic region of Capra hircus breed San Clemente chromosome 19, ASM170441v1, whole genome shotgun sequence contains the following coding sequences:
- the LOC102168573 gene encoding keratin, type I cytoskeletal 28 isoform X1, with protein sequence MSLRFSSGSRHICLRSGTESLRPSSGGTGFAGSNAWGNSGAERGFSYALGGGLGSLPGGDHAGGIPGSGTCAGFAGNEGGLFSGNEKVTMQNLNDRLASYLDNVRALEEANAELEREIKSWYEKHGPGSCRGLDHDYGRYHLTIEDLKNKIISSTMANANIILQIDNARLAADDFRLKYENELALHQNTEADINGLRRVLDELTLCRTDQELQYESLSEELTYLKKNHEECQGIQNKEFHVSRSALRISSPKEMKALQCAAGGNVNVEMNAAPGVDLTLLLNNMRAEYEDLAEQNRRDAEAWFNEKSASLQQQISDDAGAASSAQGELTEMKRTVQTLDIELQSLLATKHSLECSLTETEGNYCAQLAQIQAQIGALEEQLHQVRTETEGQKLEYEQLLDIKVHLEKEIETYCRLIDGDRNSCSKSKGFESGSPGNSSKDLSRTTLVKTVVEEIDQRGKVLSSRVQSIEEKTSKMTNGKTEQRVPF encoded by the exons ATGTCTCTCCGATTTTCTAGTGGGTCCAGGCATATTTGCCTACGGTCTGGAACTGAATCTCTCAGACCATCCAGTGGAGGCACAGGCTTTGCAGGTAGCAATGCCTGGGGTAACTCTGGTGCTGAACGTGGATTTTCCTATGCTTTGGGAGGCGGCTTGGGCAGTCTTCCTGGTGGGGACCATGCTGGTGGTATCCCGGGAAGTGGTACCTGTGCTGGCTTTGCTGGAAATGAAGGGGGACTCTTCTCTGGGAATGAGAAGGTGACCATGCAGAATCTTAATGACCGCTTGGCATCCTACCTGGATAACGTGCGAGCTCTGGAGGAGGCAAATGCTGAACTAGAGAGAGAAATCAAGAGTTGGTATGAAAAACATGGTCCTGGATCTTGCCGTGGACTTGATCATGACTACGGCAGGTATCACTTAACAATCGAAGATCTTAAGAATAAG ATCATCTCTTCCACTATGGCAAATGCTAATATCATTCTGCAGATTGATAACGCCAGACTGGCTGCTGACGATTTCCGGCTAAA GTATGAAAATGAGCTCGCCCTTCACCAAAACACAGAGGCTGACATCAATGGGTTACGGCGAGTCCTGGATGAACTGACGCTCTGCAGGACTGACCAGGAACTGCAGTATGAATCCCTGAGTGAAGAGTTGACCTATCTCAAGAAGAACCATGAAGAG TGCCAAGGCATACAAAACAAAGAATTCCATGTCTCCCGCTCTGCCCTTCGAATCTCCTCCCCCAAG GAAATGAAGGCTCTGCAGTGCGCCGCGGGAGGCAACGTGAACGTGGAGATGAACGCGGCGCCCGGCGTGGACCTCACGCTTCTGCTGAACAACATGCGGGCCGAGTACGAAGACCTGGCCGAGCAGAACCGCAGGGACGCCGAGGCCTGGTTCAACGAAAAG AGCGCCAGCCTGCAGCAGCAGATCTCTGACGACgcgggcgcggcctcctccgCCCAGGGCGAGCTCACGGAAATGAAGCGCACGGTGCAGACCCTGGACATAGAACTGCAGTCCCTCCTGGCGACG AAACACTCCCTGGAGTGCTCCTTGACGGAAACAGAGGGCAACTACTGTGCACAGCTGGCCCAGATCCAGGCTCAGATCGGGGCCCTGGAGGAGCAGCTACACCAAGTCAGGACCGAGACCGAGGGCCAGAAACTGGAGTATGAACAGCTCCTGGACATCAAGGTCCACCTGGAAAAAGAAATCGAGACCTACTGCCGCCTGAtagatggagacagaaa ctcATGCTCTAAATCAAAGGGCTTTGAATCAGGGAGCCCAGGAAATTCATCTAAAG ATTTATCCAGAACCACGCTGGTAAAGACTGTGGTTGAAGAGATAGATCAGCGTGGTAAAGTTCTTTCATCAAGGGTTCAGTCCATTGAAGAAAAGACATCTAAAATGACCAATGGCAAGACAGAACAAAGGGTTCCTTTCTAG
- the LOC102168573 gene encoding keratin, type I cytoskeletal 28 isoform X2: MSLRFSSGSRHICLRSGTESLRPSSGGTGFAGSNAWGNSGAERGFSYALGGGLGSLPGGDHAGGIPGSGTCAGFAGNEGGLFSGNEKVTMQNLNDRLASYLDNVRALEEANAELEREIKSWYEKHGPGSCRGLDHDYGRYHLTIEDLKNKIISSTMANANIILQIDNARLAADDFRLKYENELALHQNTEADINGLRRVLDELTLCRTDQELQYESLSEELTYLKKNHEEEMKALQCAAGGNVNVEMNAAPGVDLTLLLNNMRAEYEDLAEQNRRDAEAWFNEKSASLQQQISDDAGAASSAQGELTEMKRTVQTLDIELQSLLATKHSLECSLTETEGNYCAQLAQIQAQIGALEEQLHQVRTETEGQKLEYEQLLDIKVHLEKEIETYCRLIDGDRNSCSKSKGFESGSPGNSSKDLSRTTLVKTVVEEIDQRGKVLSSRVQSIEEKTSKMTNGKTEQRVPF, encoded by the exons ATGTCTCTCCGATTTTCTAGTGGGTCCAGGCATATTTGCCTACGGTCTGGAACTGAATCTCTCAGACCATCCAGTGGAGGCACAGGCTTTGCAGGTAGCAATGCCTGGGGTAACTCTGGTGCTGAACGTGGATTTTCCTATGCTTTGGGAGGCGGCTTGGGCAGTCTTCCTGGTGGGGACCATGCTGGTGGTATCCCGGGAAGTGGTACCTGTGCTGGCTTTGCTGGAAATGAAGGGGGACTCTTCTCTGGGAATGAGAAGGTGACCATGCAGAATCTTAATGACCGCTTGGCATCCTACCTGGATAACGTGCGAGCTCTGGAGGAGGCAAATGCTGAACTAGAGAGAGAAATCAAGAGTTGGTATGAAAAACATGGTCCTGGATCTTGCCGTGGACTTGATCATGACTACGGCAGGTATCACTTAACAATCGAAGATCTTAAGAATAAG ATCATCTCTTCCACTATGGCAAATGCTAATATCATTCTGCAGATTGATAACGCCAGACTGGCTGCTGACGATTTCCGGCTAAA GTATGAAAATGAGCTCGCCCTTCACCAAAACACAGAGGCTGACATCAATGGGTTACGGCGAGTCCTGGATGAACTGACGCTCTGCAGGACTGACCAGGAACTGCAGTATGAATCCCTGAGTGAAGAGTTGACCTATCTCAAGAAGAACCATGAAGAG GAAATGAAGGCTCTGCAGTGCGCCGCGGGAGGCAACGTGAACGTGGAGATGAACGCGGCGCCCGGCGTGGACCTCACGCTTCTGCTGAACAACATGCGGGCCGAGTACGAAGACCTGGCCGAGCAGAACCGCAGGGACGCCGAGGCCTGGTTCAACGAAAAG AGCGCCAGCCTGCAGCAGCAGATCTCTGACGACgcgggcgcggcctcctccgCCCAGGGCGAGCTCACGGAAATGAAGCGCACGGTGCAGACCCTGGACATAGAACTGCAGTCCCTCCTGGCGACG AAACACTCCCTGGAGTGCTCCTTGACGGAAACAGAGGGCAACTACTGTGCACAGCTGGCCCAGATCCAGGCTCAGATCGGGGCCCTGGAGGAGCAGCTACACCAAGTCAGGACCGAGACCGAGGGCCAGAAACTGGAGTATGAACAGCTCCTGGACATCAAGGTCCACCTGGAAAAAGAAATCGAGACCTACTGCCGCCTGAtagatggagacagaaa ctcATGCTCTAAATCAAAGGGCTTTGAATCAGGGAGCCCAGGAAATTCATCTAAAG ATTTATCCAGAACCACGCTGGTAAAGACTGTGGTTGAAGAGATAGATCAGCGTGGTAAAGTTCTTTCATCAAGGGTTCAGTCCATTGAAGAAAAGACATCTAAAATGACCAATGGCAAGACAGAACAAAGGGTTCCTTTCTAG
- the KRT10 gene encoding keratin, type I cytoskeletal 10 isoform X1 codes for MSVRYSSSKQYSSSRSGHGGGGGSSLRISSSKGSLGGGFSSGGFSGGSFSRGSSAGGCLGGSSIVYGGGLGGGFGGGYGSNFGGSYGGGSFGGGYGGGSFGGGSFGGGSFGGGLGGGFGGDGGLISGNEKITMQNLNDRLASYLDKVRALEESNYELEVKIKEWYEKHGNSSQREPRDYSKYYQTIDDLKNQILNLTTDNANILIQVDNARLAADDFRMKYENEVTLRQSVEADINGLRRVLDELTLTKTDLEMQIESLTEELAYLKKNHEEEMRDLQNVSTGDVNVEMNAAPGVDLTELLNNMRSQYEQLAEKNRRDAEAWFNEKSKELTTEINSNLEQVSSHKSEITELRRTIQGLEIELQSQLALKQSLEASLAETEGRYCVQLSQIQSQISALEEQLQQIRAETECQNAEYQQLLDIKIRLENEIQTYRSLLEGEGSSGGGSYGGGRSGGYGGSSGGGGGYSGGSSSGGYGGGSSSGGYGGGSSSGGYGGGSSSGGGHGSSSGGGYGGGSSSGGGHGSSSGGGYGSGTSSGGHKSTTSGSVGESSSKGPRSAETSWDTNKTRVIKTIIEELAPDGRVLSSMVESETKKHYY; via the exons ATGTCTGTTCGATACAGCTCAAGCAAGCAATACTCTTCCTCCCGCAGTGgacatggaggaggaggaggatcatCCCTCAGAATTTCAAGCAGCAAAGGCTCTCTTGGTGGAGGATTTAGCTCAGGGGGGTTCAGTGGTGGCTCTTTTAGCCGTGGGAGCTCTGCTGGAGGCTGCTTGGGGGGCTCATCAATTGTCTATGGAGGAGGATTAGGAGGTGGCTTTGGTGGGGGCTATGGAAGTAACTTCGGTGGGAGCTATGGAGGAGGCAGCTTTGGAGGGGGCTATGGAGGAGGTAGCTTCGGAGGGGGCAGCTTTGGAGGGGGTAGCTTTGGAGGTGGTTTGGGTGGTGGATTTGGAGGAGATGGTGGCCTCATCtctggaaatgaaaaaataaccaTGCAGAATCTGAATGATCGCCTGGCTTCCTACTTGGACAAAGTTCGGGCTCTGGAAGAATCAAACTATGAGCTAGAAGTCAAAATCAAGGAGTGGTATGAAAAGCATGGCAATTCAAGCCAGCGAGAGCCTCGTGATTACAGCAAATACTACCAAACCATTGATGATCTTAAAAATCAG ATCCTCAACCTGACAACAGACAATGCCAATATCCTGATTCAGGTTGATAATGCCAGGCTGGCAGCCGATGACTTCAGGATGAA GTATGAGAATGAGGTAACCCTGCGCCAGAGCGTGGAGGCCGACATCAATGGCCTGCGCAGGGTGCTGGACGAGCTGACCTTGACCAAGACCGACCTGGAGATGCAGATCGAGAGCTTGACCGAGGAGCTGGCCTACCTGAAGAAGAACCATGAAGAG GAAATGAGAGACCTTCAAAATGTATCCACTGGTGATGTGAATGTGGAAATGAATGCTGCCCCAGGTGTTGATCTCACTGAACTTCTGAATAACATGAGAAGCCAATATGAACAACTTGCCGAGAAAAATCGCAGAGACGCCGAAGCATGGTTCAATGAAAAG AGCAAGGAACTCACTACGGAAATCAACAGTAACCTTGAGCAAGTATCGAGCCATAAATCTGAGATTACTGAGTTGAGACGCACTATTCAAGGCCTGGAGATTGAGCTACAGTCCCAACTAGCCCTA aaaCAATCCCTGGAAGCCTCCTTGGCAGAGACAGAAGGTCGCTACTGTGTGCAGCTCTCTCAGATTCAGTCCCAGATCTCCGCTCTGGAAGAACAACTGCAACAGATTCGAGCGGAGACCGAGTGCCAGAATGCCGAGTACCAACAACTCCTGGATATTAAGATACGACTGGAGAATGAAATTCAAACCTACCGCAGCCTGCTAGAAGGAGAGGGAAG TTCCGGCGGCGGCTCCTACGGCGGCGGGCGTTCCGGCGGCTATGGCGGAAGttccggcggcggcggcggctacAGCGGCGGAAGTTCCAGCGGCGGCTACGGCGGCGGAAGTTCCAGCGGCGGCTACGGCGGCGGAAGTTCCAGCGGCGGCTACGGCGGCGGAAGCTCCAGCGGTGGCGGCCACGGAAGTAGTTCCGGCGGCGGCTACGGCGGCGGAAGCTCCAGCGGCGGTGGCCACGGAAGTAGTTCCGGCGGCGGCTACGGCAGCGGAACTTCCAGCGGAGGCCACAAGTCCACCACTTCAGGGTCCGTTGGAGAGTCCTCATCTAAGGGACCAAGGTCAGCAGAAACTAGCTGGG ATACTAACAAAACCAGAGTGATCAAGACAATTATTGAGGAGTTGGCACCTGATGGTAGAGTCCTTTCATCTATGGTTGAATCGGAAACCAAGAAACACTACTATTAA
- the KRT27 gene encoding keratin, type I cytoskeletal 27 (The RefSeq protein has 1 substitution compared to this genomic sequence): MSVRFSSASRRLGSCGGAGSVRLSSGGAGFGVGSTGSVPGFGSGFTCAFGGSSSAGSYSGGLGGGSASCTAFTGNEHGLLSGNEKVTMQNLNDRLASYLDNVRALEEANADLEQKIKGWYEKFGPGSCRGLDHDYSRYFTVIDDLRNQIISATTSNANIVLQNDNARLTADDFRLKFENEQALHQSVDADVSSLRRVLDELTLCRTDLEIQLETLSEELAYLKKNHEEEMKALQCAAGGNVNVEMNAAPGVDLTVLLNNMRAEYEALAEQNRRDAEAWFNEKSASLQQQISDDAGATTSARNELTEMKRTLQTLEIELQSLLATKHSLECSLTETEGNYCAQLAQIQAQIGALEEQLHQVRTETEGQKLEYEQLLDIKVHLEKEIETYCRLIDGEDGSCTKSKGYGGPGNQIKDPSKATVVKTIVEEIDPRGKVPSSRVHTVEEKSTKVNNMKSEQRVPS; encoded by the exons ATGAGCGTGCGCTTTTCTTCTGCATCCAGACGCCTTGGCTCCTGTGGAGGAGCTGGCTCCGTGCGGCTCTCCAGCGGGGGAGCCGGCTTTGGGGTCGGCAGCAcaggcagtgtgccaggctttggAAGCGGCTTCACCTGCGCCTTTGGAGGCAGCTCCTCTGCAGGAAGCTACAGCGGGGGACTGGGCGGAGGAAGTgcttcctgcactgccttcactggAAATGAACATGGCCTCCTCTCTGGCAATGAGAAGGTGACCATGCAGAACCTCAACGACCGCCTGGCCTCCTACCTGGACAACGTGcgtgccctggaggaggccaacGCCGACCTGGAGCAGAAGATCAAGGGCTGGTATGAGAAATTTGGGCCTGGTTCCTGCCGTGGTCTTGATCACGATTATAGCAGATACTTCACGGTAATTGACGACCTTAGGAACCAG ATAATTTCTGCAACAACAAGCAATGCCAATATTGTCCTGCAAAATGACAATGCAAGGCTCACAGCTGATGACTTCAGACTAAA gTTTGAAAATGAACAGGCCCTTCATCAGAGCGTGGACGCGGATGTCAGCAGTTTGCGCCGGGTCCTGGACGAACTGACTCTGTGCAGAACGGACTTAGAGATTCAGCTGGAGACACTCAGCGAGGAGCTGGCTTACCTCAAGAAGAACCATGAGGAG GAGATGAAGGCTCTGCAGTGCGCAGCCGGAGGCAATGTGAACGTGGAGATGAATGCGGCCCCCGGCGTGGACCTCACGGTTCTGCTGAACAACATGCGGGCCGAGTACGAAGCCCTGGCCGAGCAGAACCGCAGGGACGCGGAGGCCTGGTTCAACGAAAAG AGCGCTTCGCTGCAGCAGCAGATTTCTGATGATGCTGGCGCCACCACCTCAGCTCGAAATGAACTGACTGAGATGAAACGTACTCTTCAAACCCTGGAGATTGAACTTCAGTCTCTTTTAGCAACA AAACACTCCCTGGAGTGCTCCTTGACGGAAACAGAGGGCAACTACTGTGCACAGCTGGCCCAGATCCAGGCTCAGATCGGGGCCCTGGAGGAGCAGCTGCACCAGGTCAGGACCGAGACCGAGGGCCAGAAACTGGAATACGAACAGCTCCTGGACATCAAGGTCCACCTAGAAAAAGAAATCGAGACCTACTGCCGCCTGATAGATGGAGAGGATGG CTCTTGCACTAAATCAAAAGGCTATGGTGGCCCAGGAAATCAAATAAAAG ATCCATCTAAAGCCACCGTGGTTAAAACAATTGTTGAAGAAATAGATCCTCGTGGCAAAGTTCTGTCATCTAGAGTTCACACTGTGGAAGAGAAGTCCACCAAAGTCAACAACATGAAGAGTGAACAGAGGGTGCCTTCCTAA
- the KRT10 gene encoding keratin, type I cytoskeletal 10 isoform X2, which yields MSVRYSSSKQYSSSRSGHGGGGGSSLRISSSKGSLGGGFSSGGFSGGSFSRGSSAGGCLGGSSIVYGGGLGGGFGGGYGSNFGGSYGGGSFGGGYGGGSFGGGSFGGGSFGGGLGGGFGGDGGLISGNEKITMQNLNDRLASYLDKVRALEESNYELEVKIKEWYEKHGNSSQREPRDYSKYYQTIDDLKNQILNLTTDNANILIQVDNARLAADDFRMKYENEVTLRQSVEADINGLRRVLDELTLTKTDLEMQIESLTEELAYLKKNHEEEMRDLQNVSTGDVNVEMNAAPGVDLTELLNNMRSQYEQLAEKNRRDAEAWFNEKSKELTTEINSNLEQVSSHKSEITELRRTIQGLEIELQSQLALKQSLEASLAETEGRYCVQLSQIQSQISALEEQLQQIRAETECQNAEYQQLLDIKIRLENEIQTYRSLLEGEGSSGGGSYGGGRSGGYGGSSGGGGGYSGGSSSGGYGGGSSSGGYGGGSSSGGYGGGSSSGGGHGSSSGGGYGGGSSSGGGHGSSSGGGYGSGTSSGGHKSTTSGSVGESSSKGPRY from the exons ATGTCTGTTCGATACAGCTCAAGCAAGCAATACTCTTCCTCCCGCAGTGgacatggaggaggaggaggatcatCCCTCAGAATTTCAAGCAGCAAAGGCTCTCTTGGTGGAGGATTTAGCTCAGGGGGGTTCAGTGGTGGCTCTTTTAGCCGTGGGAGCTCTGCTGGAGGCTGCTTGGGGGGCTCATCAATTGTCTATGGAGGAGGATTAGGAGGTGGCTTTGGTGGGGGCTATGGAAGTAACTTCGGTGGGAGCTATGGAGGAGGCAGCTTTGGAGGGGGCTATGGAGGAGGTAGCTTCGGAGGGGGCAGCTTTGGAGGGGGTAGCTTTGGAGGTGGTTTGGGTGGTGGATTTGGAGGAGATGGTGGCCTCATCtctggaaatgaaaaaataaccaTGCAGAATCTGAATGATCGCCTGGCTTCCTACTTGGACAAAGTTCGGGCTCTGGAAGAATCAAACTATGAGCTAGAAGTCAAAATCAAGGAGTGGTATGAAAAGCATGGCAATTCAAGCCAGCGAGAGCCTCGTGATTACAGCAAATACTACCAAACCATTGATGATCTTAAAAATCAG ATCCTCAACCTGACAACAGACAATGCCAATATCCTGATTCAGGTTGATAATGCCAGGCTGGCAGCCGATGACTTCAGGATGAA GTATGAGAATGAGGTAACCCTGCGCCAGAGCGTGGAGGCCGACATCAATGGCCTGCGCAGGGTGCTGGACGAGCTGACCTTGACCAAGACCGACCTGGAGATGCAGATCGAGAGCTTGACCGAGGAGCTGGCCTACCTGAAGAAGAACCATGAAGAG GAAATGAGAGACCTTCAAAATGTATCCACTGGTGATGTGAATGTGGAAATGAATGCTGCCCCAGGTGTTGATCTCACTGAACTTCTGAATAACATGAGAAGCCAATATGAACAACTTGCCGAGAAAAATCGCAGAGACGCCGAAGCATGGTTCAATGAAAAG AGCAAGGAACTCACTACGGAAATCAACAGTAACCTTGAGCAAGTATCGAGCCATAAATCTGAGATTACTGAGTTGAGACGCACTATTCAAGGCCTGGAGATTGAGCTACAGTCCCAACTAGCCCTA aaaCAATCCCTGGAAGCCTCCTTGGCAGAGACAGAAGGTCGCTACTGTGTGCAGCTCTCTCAGATTCAGTCCCAGATCTCCGCTCTGGAAGAACAACTGCAACAGATTCGAGCGGAGACCGAGTGCCAGAATGCCGAGTACCAACAACTCCTGGATATTAAGATACGACTGGAGAATGAAATTCAAACCTACCGCAGCCTGCTAGAAGGAGAGGGAAG TTCCGGCGGCGGCTCCTACGGCGGCGGGCGTTCCGGCGGCTATGGCGGAAGttccggcggcggcggcggctacAGCGGCGGAAGTTCCAGCGGCGGCTACGGCGGCGGAAGTTCCAGCGGCGGCTACGGCGGCGGAAGTTCCAGCGGCGGCTACGGCGGCGGAAGCTCCAGCGGTGGCGGCCACGGAAGTAGTTCCGGCGGCGGCTACGGCGGCGGAAGCTCCAGCGGCGGTGGCCACGGAAGTAGTTCCGGCGGCGGCTACGGCAGCGGAACTTCCAGCGGAGGCCACAAGTCCACCACTTCAGGGTCCGTTGGAGAGTCCTCATCTAAGGGACCAAG ATACTAA